A single Candidatus Binataceae bacterium DNA region contains:
- a CDS encoding OmpH family outer membrane protein yields the protein MRQWLSVGALLMAFLAVSAPGHAQVRLAYVDVQRALNECDAGKRAKSEFQTKIQSLDSKLQREQNEVQGLKDEIEKKGMLMNPEQRQSLQDEYVKKAKDLDRNLKDARDDLQRQDNEVTGKILHDLGIVIRNIGEQSGFTMVLEKGSILWGASNLDITDQVIRSYNSSHSQVGSLGEGASARYEPPPSAGAPVSSDFGSAAAKRSTISR from the coding sequence ATGAGGCAATGGTTATCCGTCGGCGCGCTACTGATGGCCTTCTTGGCCGTGTCGGCGCCGGGCCACGCGCAGGTAAGGCTGGCTTACGTCGATGTCCAGCGAGCGCTGAACGAGTGTGACGCGGGCAAGCGCGCCAAAAGCGAATTTCAGACCAAGATCCAGTCACTCGATTCCAAGCTGCAGCGCGAGCAAAACGAAGTTCAAGGGCTGAAGGACGAGATCGAAAAGAAAGGGATGCTGATGAACCCCGAGCAGCGCCAGAGCCTTCAGGACGAATACGTCAAGAAAGCCAAGGACCTCGACCGCAACTTGAAGGATGCGCGGGACGACTTGCAGCGCCAGGACAATGAAGTGACCGGCAAAATTCTGCATGACCTGGGGATTGTCATCCGCAACATCGGTGAGCAGAGCGGTTTTACGATGGTGCTGGAGAAAGGTTCGATTCTGTGGGGTGCGTCCAACCTCGACATTACCGATCAGGTCATCCGGTCCTACAATAGTTCACATTCCCAGGTCGGTTCGCTGGGTGAAGGTGCCTCGGCCCGTTATGAGCCGCCGCCATCGGCGGGTGCGCCCGTGTCCAGCGACTTCGGTTCGGCCGCCGCCAAGCGCTCCACCATCTCAAGGTAG
- the fabZ gene encoding 3-hydroxyacyl-ACP dehydratase FabZ — translation MAQDKVAQLDRVLGMLPHRYPFLLLDRVLELEKDRVVAIKNVTFNEPFFQGHFPGRPVMPGVLLVEAMAQAGAFITLGHLGPDRKTLFMLAGLDKVRFRRQVIPGDQVKIEVKAVKIHRPLWKMWAEARVDGELAAEAELSAMEVEEKDR, via the coding sequence GTGGCCCAAGACAAGGTAGCGCAGCTCGACCGGGTGCTCGGGATGCTGCCTCACCGGTATCCCTTCCTGCTCCTCGACCGTGTGCTCGAGCTTGAAAAAGACCGCGTGGTCGCGATCAAGAACGTCACCTTCAACGAACCGTTCTTCCAGGGACATTTCCCCGGGCGCCCGGTGATGCCCGGCGTACTGCTGGTAGAGGCGATGGCCCAGGCGGGAGCATTTATCACGCTTGGTCACCTGGGTCCGGACCGCAAGACCCTGTTCATGCTGGCCGGGCTCGACAAGGTCCGCTTCCGCCGCCAGGTAATCCCCGGCGACCAGGTCAAGATCGAGGTCAAGGCGGTTAAAATTCATCGTCCCCTATGGAAGATGTGGGCGGAGGCGCGGGTCGATGGCGAGCTTGCCGCCGAAGCGGAGTTGTCCGCGATGGAAGTCGAGGAGAAAGACCGATAG